From the Selenomonas sp. oral taxon 920 genome, the window AGACGGGGAGAGCGGCGGATAACCTGCGGCATCCAGCTCCTTTGGGAGCGCCTCTGAGAATGTGATGGGGGCACGTGAGAGCACGCCCTTTGTCAGTGTGATCGTCCCCTCGGCGGGCACGACGATCCGCAGCCGTGCGCCGCGCCGAATAAGGCGTTCCGCCTCATGGGCAAAGAGGACGTAGACATCGCTTGCACCCGCATTGGCAAGAATGCCCCACGTTCCGCGGTGCATCGCGTAAAAGCGCAGCCGCCCCTCCGCCTTCATCTGTGCGAGGTGTGCAAACGCCGTATCGCGGTCGCCGGAGATCCCCTGCGTCAGTGCCAGAAAGAAGATCTCACGCTCCGGCGACTGCTCGGGCATGGCGATCGTAACGCCCTCCCTGAGATCCGCCCATCCGTGCACGGGAACATGGGGATCCGTGCGTACGGCGAGCACCACCGTTGCTGTGTAATGCGGGTACCAGTAAAGCTCCTCTGCCGCACCGCGCAGGAACTGTTCTGCCTGAAAATCATAGACCTCGGCCGCGTCCACGCGGCGATCCTGAAACAGCTCAAGCTGCCTTCGCGCATACCCCTGCGCCTCGATCGGCACATCGGCGGTGCTCTGCAGGATGGTCACATATGCCGCACCGTAGTTGCGGTCGTAGGCGAGCGAGAGTGCATCCGCATGGGCGGCATACAGGAGGAGTGTGCAGAGCAGTGCGGGCAGGAGGGCGAGGAGCAGAGGGAGACGCTGCAGTCTGCCCATTCCCCCACCTCCCTTGCACGATTCCTGTGTATTGAATCATATATATTTCGCCTGTTATCAACAAAAATCCTTGTGAAAAAAGTCCTAACATGTAAAAAATATATGTAAATTATGAATAAAATTTTATGGTTTGTTGTGAAATCCGTGTTTTCATGCTAGAATAGCATAAATTTGCGACGAAATGTGTCATGCTGTTTCGAATGGAGGATGCCCATGCGACACATTCATCAGGTTCTGCCCCTCGCGTTCCTCTGTGTGCCGCTCTCCTGCGCTGCGGCGATGCCTGCTGCCGCAGAAGCGCCTGTCGTGCACGCGGAGGATGCAGATCGCCGCGCAGCGGAGGAGGCCGACGCACAGGATAGTGCAGCCGCTGCACCCGCCGACCGCACACAAAAGGTGCCGCGTCTCGATGTTTGGGGCGACTACCGCTGGCTCTACGGCAAGGCGCACATGGAGATGCCGTCCGTGCGCCAGAAACGTGACGTATTCCTCTCCACGCGCCGCTTCCGCATTGCCCCGACGGTTCACCTTGGCGGCGGATGGAGTGTCGGCGGGATGCTCGAGGACATCCGCTACGACAAGGACACGATCGCGGGCGCACACCGGAATGACCGGCATCTCTACCTCTCGCGCCTCTACGCCGAACACGAGAACGGACATGGCGCGAAGATCCGCGCGGGCAGATTCATCTTCACCCCGATCGAGGGCAACGTCTTCGACAAGCGCGTCGAGGGGGTACGCTGGCGGTACGGCGACAAGAGCGTCGGGATGACCTCCATCTTCTGCGGGCGCACCGTCGCGCCGACAGGAGACAAGCGGAAACGCGGCGTCATCCTCGGCTATGAGCGGAACTGGACGAAGTGGAAGGGCGGTGCGTTCTACTACGATATGGAGACGGAGCTGCCCGCCGTCACGCGGGCGCGGGCGATGAAAGACCCGCTTGCCCTCCACAACGGGATCGATCGTCAGCGCATCCTCGAACTCTTCGCAGGTTATCGGTTTGACCGATACCGCAGCCTCGAGGTCGAGTACCTGCACGGGCGCGCAGAGACCGATCTCGACCGCTATGACGACGAGGGACACGGGTATGTGGCGACGCTCCGTCTGCGCCCCTCGCCCGATGTGGAGAAGGCGGGCGACTACGGCGCATGGATTGCCTACTACCATCAGCCGCGTGCGACCTATCTTCACCACGCGATGGACGGCGATCCGACCTTCTTCGGACGTGCGGGATTCCGCGGCTGGGGGGCGCGTGCCGACATCGTCCTCGTGCGCGGCGTCACGCTTGCCGTTGAGGGCTTCGACCTGCGCCCCGCACGTCCCGCGACGCCACTTTTCATGGGACGCACCTTTAGCGGTGCACGGCAGAGAGTGCTCGGGATGAGCCTCACGGCGTATTTTTGATTTTTGTTTACGTTGTACTGCAAAAATGATATAATAGATATATAACAAAAAGAGGGAGGTGATCCTATGGCAACCGTATCCGCACAGATCCGCATTGATGCCGACGTCAAGGCGCAGTCGATGGCACTCTTCCAGAACCTCGGGCTCGATCTCTCCACCGCCGTCAACGTATTCCTGCGCCAGTGCCTCATTCATCGCGGGCTGCCGTTCAGCGTGAAGGAATCGGAGGCGACACGTCCGCTTCATCGTGCCGATCTCAGTGAGGCAGAACTCGAACGCGAACTGGAAAAGGGGCTGGAAGACCTTGCGGCGGGCAGAGTCCGTCCGGCGGAGGAAGTTTTTGCGGAGATTATGGAGGGACATCATGCAGTATCGGGTTGATGTTTCATCTCAGGCGGCGGCAGACCTTAGAAATCTCTTTCGATATATTTCGGATGTTTTGCGGGCACCGGAGAATGCATATGCACAGCTTGCGCGGCTTGGGAAACAGATCGGCAGTCTCGCAGAACTGCCGATGCGATTTCGCGCATATCCGAAAAACTTTGCGGGATACCCACAAGTCCGCATTATGCCGGTGGATCATTTCGAGGTGTTCTACACGGCAGACACAGGGCAGGAAACCGTTGCCATCCTTCGTGTCATCTATGGCGGACGAGATATTGATCGTGCATTTATGGAATAGAAAAACACAGGAACAGGTGTGCAATGCAGTATTTGCTTTGCACACCTGTTCCTGTGTTCAGCCACTATTCCATCGGATACGCCGCAGTAAAGAGGCGCGGTGCATCCTGTCGTGCAATCGTGAGGGTGAATGCACCCGCTGCGTAGGAGGCGAGCACGGAGTCCGGGTAGTAGATCACGAGACTCCCGTCCGCTGCCATGTACCAGCAGAATGACGAAAGCCCCTTCTCTGACGGATGCTGCATGAGCAGCGCCTCCATGACACCGTGCGGGAAATCCCGCTCCACTGCTGCGGGATACTGCGTTTGGAATGCCGCCTCGATGGCGGCGATCAGGAGCGTTCGGTTCGTGACAATCTCATCGAGTGCAATTTGCCGCCCCGTTTTCCGATCAAAGGTATACGCATCGACATGGGCGATGGGATGTGCGCCGCCCGCATAGGATGACCCCTCCATAAAGAACGAGACGAGCTGCTCATCCACCCGTCCCCACCGCGAGATCGGCGTGATGTCGCTGTAATAGAAGGGGAGCTCGTACCCGTCCCTGCGTGCTTCCTCGCTGGCGGTACGGATCGAGCTGTGCCATGCGCTCATGCTCTGCTCCGCAGACCACTCTCTAAATACCTTTGCCAGCGGTGAGCTGTCATCATCCACGAGCGCAATCTCGGGATAGACGGCGCGGTAAGCTTTGACCTCGTTTGTGTCGTAGACCGTCAGGACATGATCCTCGACAGTGAGCCACGAGACAGGGGGTTCTACGGAGCGTGACCAGTCCCGCGCCGCCCTGTCCTGCACGTCCGCTAGGGACTGCGGCGGCCGCGTGTGCTTCTCCGTTCGGTCATTCAGGACACCTTCTGCCGCCGAGAGAGGCGCACAGAGAAGGAGGGCAGACAGGAGAGCGGATAAAAACGTTTTGGTATGCATGGTTGTTCCTCCCTTCATAGGTGTGCTTCCTTTACTTCTCGTGCAGCCAGATGGAGCGGATGCCGGGGCTGTGCTCGGCGCAGATGTAGAAGGCGAGTTTTGCCGTGTCGCCCTCGTAGAAGTAGCCGCAGACGGGCGGGGCGTTGTGGCTGCATTTCGGCTTCGGAATGTAGCCGTATGCCTCCTCAAGATCCTCCGCCGTGCTGTCCAGATGGATGCCGCGCGGGGTCTCGAAGCGCTGTGCCTCCTCGGTCGGGCGCATGTTGTACTCGTTTACATCGTTGACACCGAGCATTACGCTCGTGACGCGGGCATCATCATCGGCGGCTTGGCGATAGCTCACGGTGAGTGTATGGCCGTAGTCACGAACCTGGTTGGATGCCGTTATTATGCCGTCTTGTTCCTCCACGCCGTCTGCAATAGCCATGCCGCTGCCGTAGAGTTCCTCTACCTCGGCGCGTGTCATGCCGATGCGGATGCCGCCGAGCGCCATGTCCTCATCCGTGATCTCTGCTGAAGAGAGGGATGCGGGGAGGAGGATGAGGGCAACGAGGACGGCGCAGAGGAATGATCGGATCCTCATGGGGGATCACCTCCGTATAGTATTCTTTACAGGTCGATGCGGTAGATGTGCTCGAAGGCGGTGAAGTAGAGGCGGTTCGCGTCGTCCGTCGTCACGTTGCCGGGCGAGAGGCTCTTGCCGTTCAGCTGCAGCTCAATGTCGCCGACATACTTGCCGTCCTTCTTGTTGAAGACGCGCAGGAAGCCGTTGGCGAAGAAGACGACGTAGTCCTTCGTTGCAATCGACTGGCGCTCAGCGACCTTGCGTTTCTGCGCATCCGCAGGGATGTCCGTATTCACCTCGAAGGTGCGGACGAGCTTGCCGTCGGGTGCGTGCATGTGGAGCGGCTCCGTCCAGTTATCCTTGCCGCCGTGCGTGGCGAGCGTCGTGATGTAGAAGCCGTCCGCATCCGCAGCGACGAGCGCGGCGTTCGTCTCATAGTCCGGGGATTTCGAGTCTTTTCCGAGCTCTTTATAGACCTTCTCGGAAAGCGCGATTTTCGGGTCCTTTACGCCCTCCTTGGAGATTGCGCCGAACAGGATATCGCTCGAGGCGAACGATCTGCTGATGTAGGCATCCTTGCCGCCGTAGATGGCATAGACGCGGCGGACGTCGCTGCTGTTCGGTACGGTGAAGCTCGTCGCCGTCGTACCGTCATAGCAGCCGACTGTCCCCTTGCCGTCGAGGATGTAGTAGATGTTCGTGCCGTCCGAGGAGACGGGCATGTCCTCGGCTGTGCCGAGATCCTCGACGCCGGTGATCGCGCCGTCCTTCAGCGCGAATTTTTGCAGATGCGGCTTCTTGTCCGCCCCATAGGCGATGCCGTAGATCGCATCCTTCGTCACGGCGAGGGTGGTGCCGGAGATGAACTTCGGCAGCTCTGCGCCTGTGTACTCGTAGAGCGGCACGTCCTTGTCGCCGAGTTTGAACTTCGCGGCGGCTTCCTTCGGAGCGGCGGGTCCGTTGTCCGCCGATCCTTTGCTGCCCATGACTCCACCGCCGGATCCGTCGCCGCAGCCTGCAAAGAGGGCGCCCGCACAGACGAGCGCTGCTGCTGCCGCGAGGATGGATTTCCATTTCTTCATGATCCTTCCTCCTTTGTCTTTGTTTGCGCTTATGAGAATCTGATTGCTTTTATCTTAGCATAAAGATAAAAGCTTGTGACCTGTCATAAATGACAGGTTTTTGAAAAAACTTTGCAAAAGAAGCGCAGCGTAAATGTACTGTCATAAATGAGAGACCGGCAAAAAAAGTGGCACAATGTACCGTGTGGTTCATTGTGCCGATATGAACGGGCAATAAGATGCACAAAGGCGATGGTGCTGAAATGATCCGTGATTTCTTAGCTGTGGATGCTCGTATAGCCCTTTTCCGTTGCTTCCACCGCAAGGCCGATGACGTTCTTGTGGCCGGTCTTGACGAGCATATTGCTGATGTGAAAGCTCACCGTGCGCTTCTTGATGCCGAGATCCTCGGCGATTTCCTCATAGCTCATGTTGCGGCAGATGCGCTGCAGGATCTCGAGCTCGCGGCTCGTCAGCTGGGCGTCCGTGCATCCAAAGGAGGGGGTGCCGCAGATATCCGGATAGATTTGTGCGCCTTCCATCGTAGCGCGGATACAGGAGGCGAATGCCTCGCCCGAGGATTCCTTGTGGATGAAGCTGTTCGCGCCCGCCTCCTTCGCCCAGTCGAGGAAGGCGATCTCCTGCATCCCCGTCATGAGAATAATGCGCAGGGAGGGGAAGGTGGCCTTCAGGCGTTCGCAGATCTGTATGCCGCTCGTGCGCCCCTCCATACAGATGTCCATGAGGACGAGATTGGGACGCAGCCGCAGACATGCCTCCTCCGCAAGCTCTGAGAGCGTACAGGTGCCGATGACTTCGATGTCGGGCAGAGGCGCGAGGATCTTCGCCAGTCCCTCGAGGAGTATTTTTTGATCGTCTACGAGAAGAACTTTAATCATCCTTGTTTCTCCCCTATCTGTGCGTCAAGTTCAAAATGCGGTGCCGGTGTGATGATCAGGCGCCCGCCGAGTGCGTTCACGCGGCGCATCATGCCCGTGAGTCCGCCGCCGGGGCGCAGCTTCCCGGTGCAGCCGATGCCGTTGTCGCGGATGTGCAGGCGGCGCTCCGAGAGGGCGATGACGATCTCGTTCGCACGCCCATGACAGACCGCGTTGCTGAGTGCCTCGCGGATGATGGCGGCAAAGGCACGTGCACGCCGCATATTGCGCGGCAGAGTACCCGAAAGCGTGAGCCGCACGCCGAGGCTGCGGTAGGTGTCGGTCATATCGGCGAGCAGGGTTGCGGGATGGGCTTCCTGCGTGAGGGGAACCGCTTCGAGCAGGCTGTCGATGCGAACGATGGTATCAAGCGCATCCTTGGGCGCGGGACTCGCAAGGAGCTGCTGCAGCATACTGATGCGCTGTCCGAGAACGTCGTGCACGCGCGAGGTGATCTCCTGCAGGGTGCGGTGGCGCTCCGTCTCCTCGAGCGTGTCGAGCAGATCTTTCTGTGCGCTGATCATGGCGGAGAGGCGTGCGTTTTTCGCCTCGAGTTCCCGCGTCACGGCGTCGAGTTCCGTC encodes:
- a CDS encoding response regulator transcription factor, which produces MIKVLLVDDQKILLEGLAKILAPLPDIEVIGTCTLSELAEEACLRLRPNLVLMDICMEGRTSGIQICERLKATFPSLRIILMTGMQEIAFLDWAKEAGANSFIHKESSGEAFASCIRATMEGAQIYPDICGTPSFGCTDAQLTSRELEILQRICRNMSYEEIAEDLGIKKRTVSFHISNMLVKTGHKNVIGLAVEATEKGYTSIHS
- a CDS encoding type II toxin-antitoxin system RelB/DinJ family antitoxin: MATVSAQIRIDADVKAQSMALFQNLGLDLSTAVNVFLRQCLIHRGLPFSVKESEATRPLHRADLSEAELERELEKGLEDLAAGRVRPAEEVFAEIMEGHHAVSG
- a CDS encoding type II toxin-antitoxin system RelE/ParE family toxin — encoded protein: MQYRVDVSSQAAADLRNLFRYISDVLRAPENAYAQLARLGKQIGSLAELPMRFRAYPKNFAGYPQVRIMPVDHFEVFYTADTGQETVAILRVIYGGRDIDRAFME
- a CDS encoding RsiV family protein, translated to MHTKTFLSALLSALLLCAPLSAAEGVLNDRTEKHTRPPQSLADVQDRAARDWSRSVEPPVSWLTVEDHVLTVYDTNEVKAYRAVYPEIALVDDDSSPLAKVFREWSAEQSMSAWHSSIRTASEEARRDGYELPFYYSDITPISRWGRVDEQLVSFFMEGSSYAGGAHPIAHVDAYTFDRKTGRQIALDEIVTNRTLLIAAIEAAFQTQYPAAVERDFPHGVMEALLMQHPSEKGLSSFCWYMAADGSLVIYYPDSVLASYAAGAFTLTIARQDAPRLFTAAYPME